The Helianthus annuus cultivar XRQ/B chromosome 11, HanXRQr2.0-SUNRISE, whole genome shotgun sequence region AACACCATGTTCACTTGCTTCTTCAACCGAGGTTTCAGTCGGGTGGAGACAAGCTCTCGACTTATCATGCCCGAGTTGCGCTCGTTCATTGTCTCCGAATCCAAATATCCGACCTTCGTTTGTCACTACAACCGAGTGATACAAACCCGTGCTCACTTGCGATATATGATGACCCTTTAGACTGTAAAGCATGCTCGGTTTCAAAACTTTATCCGATACCCCTCTATCCGGAAACCCTAGACTCCCGAATCCCATCCATCCAAATCCGTATAAACATCCATTATCCGTCAACACAAACGTCTTTCGCTTGCTTGCACACACCTATAAATAATCATATTTCACTAAAATGTAGTAGATaaaagaaaaacagtgttcaTTTGTGTTTTGAAAACGGATACGAACCTGAACCGCAAGGTGAGTTTTGAGGCTCGCAAGGAGCGCAGGGGTCGTTTTATCGATCTCGTCACCGTGGCCAAGTGCACCACAATACCCTTTTCCCCATGTGTAAACCTGAATTTGATTTACAAAACGGTTAATTCAAGACTAAAAATGGCGATTAGTGGATTGAAACGGGGTGGTTTAAACTTGAGTTTAGACTCACATAACCATTAGAATCAAGTGCAACAACATGTTCATCACCAGCAGACACGCGAACAATATGAATCCCTTTTCTCCTGAACCACTGCACCGGTCTCGGGTTAAGTTCGCTATGCTGCTCACCGTGACCAAGACAGAAATTGGTTCCAGACCCAAACGAATAAATGGTTCCATCACTAGTGACAGCAAGCGCATAGCTTGGACCAGCAGCAATATGAACAACTGGACCAACGGTTACAAGCGATTCCACAAGTTTTGGTGTTGGTCTGTCCAAGGTGTCACCGTGACCGAGCTGACCGTGTCCGCTCGTCCCACACGTGTAAACTTGACCATCATTTGTTAAAAACATAGTAAAGCTAACCCCTGTAGCAACCTGAAACAATGTAGTTTATACTTTAAACTTCAAACACTAGTGTGCATATAAACATACCTTTAAAACAACCGTACCTGTTGGCAAGGGACTTCCTTTAATGATTCGACAAGCCGAGGCTTGAATATTGGACGATTTGTATCGCTATGCCCACAACAGAACGACGAATTGTCACCACATGTGAAAACCTACAAACATCAATAGTCAAAATTACGGCATTTCACGTTCATCAAGATCTAAGTTCGCTCTATGTTATCCGCTTTATCATGTTTACAACACTTTATATGGCAAAAGGAAAAAATATGGGATTTTTTTTAACCCGAGGGTCTCACCAGAAACAGCCTCTTTGTTCCCACCGTCCCCATATCGTGCCAAATAAGTGGGATTTTACTCGGTATGCTTATTCTAATTCAATGTAAAGCTAGATAGAGACATATGCAAACCTCTCCCAAACGTGTGACAAACGCGGCATGATTATGCGAGGCCGAAACATGCGTAACATGGGCCGGATGTGGAAACTTAATCGGCGTAAACGCGACACATTGTGTAGTTTCCGGACCATGACCAAGAACACCACATAAACTTGAACCACATGAGTAAACAGTTGCATCTTTAATCAACAATGTGTGATACCTTCCACTTCTAATTTGCATATTCTAATAACCACACAACAAAAAATCATCAATTTAACAACAAACTATCagtaaattaaataaaaaaagccCTAAAATCATACATTTCCTGAAGTGGTAAGAACAACATCTGAAGACTGATTCACAGACTGCAAAAATCTCAAAACCCTTTTCCAATTTTGACCACACCGACCCACAAGTTCATCCTGAGCCTTAAAACTCAAGCAATTATAAACAACATGAGACCTACAAAGCTGAAAAGCAGCAAAGTCAACCAAAGACTTTGACTTTTGATTATCAAACCCATGAGTGCCTCTAAAAACCGAACTAGTAAGCTCCAAACAGACAAGATCCGACCCACTTAACCGACACCCAGATGTCAAAATCTCAAGAATCAAATGCAACGGCAAGTCTTCAAGTGTAGATGATCGTAACCGATCCCCCATTTTGTGGGTCAAAATTGGGGAAAAAAGATCAGATTTTGAAACGGAATTTGATGAAATTTAAACGGGAAAATGAACAAGAGTATGTGGGGTGGAGGAAATTAGAAGAATTTATTGGTGATTGATGGTTAATTGAGTCGAAATTAAACATCAGATGCAACAAAACAGCAACAAGATGATCGAAATTGGGAGGAAAACGGTGGGGAAAATGAGGGAAATTAGCAAGAAAAAAACATAATTGAAAACAGGGGTTTCGATTATTATTGTGAAATTGGAGTTGAAGAAGAAACAGGAGTGGAGCTTTATTAATGGCGACAATtgctctttctctctctagacttatTTTTGACAAAAGTAGAGAGAGAAGGAATCGGTGGCCGGTTTTGTGGGTGTTAAGTGTGAACCACTCTGGCATGTACACGTGGAGGGTTGTTATTGGTGGTGATGTGTAAGTGAATATGGAAATTGGTGTCAGATTGGCACTCACCAAACAACACCATGGTGTACTCAACTTGTTCATCAAGCTTTCATGTTGTTTCAAGGAAGATGATGGTGGTGAGAATCTAGTCACTTTGGCCTTTGTTTTCTATGATTTTAGTGATTGAAAGTTTATCATGCTTTTACAATCCTTTTGATGTTCATCATTGGGAGTGTTTGTTAGGCATAAACGTAAACGAGGTGTGTATGTCATGTTAGCGTGACGGATTGATGAGTTGAAATTGTTCGTTATAAAGACGACTTGTATTTTTATTTGTGTAAAAAAAACATAAGCTCTAACATGCACACTCATATCACGTAACCTATTTAACTCGTTTATCATGAATATGTCGTACAATTTTAAGGTCGGTTAGTTACGGACTTAGGCTAATGGGATGGGATGCGACCACATACCATGggaatttttttttgtatatgtGACTCCAAGTACAAATATAAACTAATTAACAAATGTAAAGCCATTGATATGGATAATAGAAACCCATTTTAAAAACTAACTAGGTTTTTTTACTATCGTCGCGTTGCGGCGAAcgtcttttgttatttagtctgtgtttatatgtgttttgaaatcactacgagtgCGTTGCGTACGGAAGCGCTGACAAGAACAaagagaaaatatagaaaaaatcACTAAAAGAtaatcgaaagaaaatcaaccaataAAGTTGTATGCTAATGaattcgtatgaaacccgtggtcagagatgaacAAATagtactgggtaccggtaccgaatttcccaaaccgagctcatccctacccctgaaactaaaaaaagaacttattaaa contains the following coding sequences:
- the LOC110889636 gene encoding PH, RCC1 and FYVE domains-containing protein 1 gives rise to the protein MGDRLRSSTLEDLPLHLILEILTSGCRLSGSDLVCLELTSSVFRGTHGFDNQKSKSLVDFAAFQLCRSHVVYNCLSFKAQDELVGRCGQNWKRVLRFLQSVNQSSDVVLTTSGNNMQIRSGRYHTLLIKDATVYSCGSSLCGVLGHGPETTQCVAFTPIKFPHPAHVTHVSASHNHAAFVTRLGEVFTCGDNSSFCCGHSDTNRPIFKPRLVESLKEVPCQQVATGVSFTMFLTNDGQVYTCGTSGHGQLGHGDTLDRPTPKLVESLVTVGPVVHIAAGPSYALAVTSDGTIYSFGSGTNFCLGHGEQHSELNPRPVQWFRRKGIHIVRVSAGDEHVVALDSNGYVYTWGKGYCGALGHGDEIDKTTPALLASLKTHLAVQVCASKRKTFVLTDNGCLYGFGWMGFGSLGFPDRGVSDKVLKPSMLYSLKGHHISQVSTGLYHSVVVTNEGRIFGFGDNERAQLGHDKSRACLHPTETSVEEASEHGVC